GTGGCACCGGCGGACGCCAAGGTCATCAAGAAGATGCTCGGCATCTAGCCAGTCCCCGATAGCTGTCCCGTCCGGGACGGCGTCACCCATCAAGCTTTCCCCGCCTGGAATCCCAGGTGCAGAGACTTTTTTGAAGTCGGGGAGATTTACCAATAAGGAGTACGCACGTGGCACGTGTGAAGCGGGCGATTAACGCCCACAAGAAGCGTCGGGTTATTCTCGAGCGCGCCAAGGGTTACCGCGGACAGCGTTCGCGCCTGGTCCGTAAGGCCAAAGAGCAGCTGCTGCACTCGTTTGTGTACAGCTACGGCGACCGCCGCAAGCGTAAGGGCGACTTCCGCCGCCTGTGGATCCAGCGCATCAACGCTGCTTCCCGCGCCAACGGCCTGACCTACAACCGCCTGATCCAGGGCCTGAAGCTGGCCGAGATCCAGGTTGACCGCCGCATGCTGGCCGAACTGGCCGTCAATGACGCCGCTGCCTTCGCCGCACTGGTCCAGCTCGCCAAGAACGCGCTGCCGTCCGACACCTCCGCTCCGGCCGTTGCCGCTGCTCCGGTCGCCAAGACTGCTGCTGCCCCCGCCGCCAAGAAGCCGGCTGCTGCCGTTGCCACCGCCCAGGGCGGTTTCAAGGCTTCCGAGGGCGACGCTCCGGAAGGCTTCGTTATCAAGGGCAACCTTGGTTCCGGTAAGTACCACGTCCCGGGTTCCACCTGGTACGAGCAGACCGTTGCCGAGTACTGGTTCAACTCTGTTGAATCCGCCAAGGCTGCGGGCCTCGAGCCCGCCGGCGGAGAATCCCGCCAGAAGTTCCAGGGCTAATTCGGTTTCCTAAAGCCGATGAACCTTGAAGGGCGCCCGCAGGCACCGCTGATGTCCAACCCCCGAGCTGATCGGGTCCGCGATACAGCGAAGCTTGCCGGGCGCTCTTCGCGCTTAAAAACCGGCCGCTTCCTGGCCGAAGGGCCGCAGGCCGTGCGGGAGGCGCTTTCCGCGCACCGCGCGGCCGCGGCCGGCGGCGGTCCCGCCGTCGTGCACGAGGTCTACGCCACGCAGGCGTGCCTGGACCGCCTTCCCGAACTGGCGGACCTGGCCCGGGGCGTGACCCTGCGCCTTGCCACCGACGAGGTCCTGGCCGCGATGGCGGACACCGTTTCCCCGCAGGGCATCATAGCTGTCTGCCACACTTCCACGGCCACGCTGGAAGACGTGCTCGCATCCGGCGCGAAGCTCATCGCCGTCCTGTGCGAGGTGCGGGATCCGGGCAACGCCGGAACCGTGCTGCGGGCCGCCGATTCCGCCGGCGCCGACGCAGTAGTCCTGACGGCGTCCAGCGTGGACATTTACAACCCCAAAGCGGTGCGGTCCACCGCGGGCTCCCTTTTCCACCTGCCGGTGGTGACAGGTGCGGAGTTCACCGCCGTCATCGACGCCCTCCACGCAGCCGGTGTGACCGTCCTAGCTGCGGACGGCTACGGCAACGTGAACCTGGACCGGCTCCAGGACCTCAGCGCGGTACGCCGCTTCGGCACGCGCGGCGACGGCGGAAGCGAAGCACTGTCCGACGACGGTATGCCCCGCCTGGAAGCCGCCACGGCGTGGCTCTTTGGCAACGAAGCCCAGGGCCTGTCCGACGCCGAACTTGCCGCGGCCGACCACCGCGTCGCAGTCCCGCTTTACGGCCGGGCGGAGAGCCTGAATGTCGGCACGGCGGCAACCGTCTGCCTGTACGCCTCTGCCCGCGCACAGAACGGGTAATCCCAAGGTCCTTCCGTAGCCGGCGGAACCCGGCACGGACCGCCGCTTCTCCATGTAGCGTATTGGTAACAGCTGTTTCGGACAGCTGAATCAACCAGTCCATTACCAAAGAGAAGCGGGTCTTATATGTCTGCCAGCGGCGGTAATAAGGCGATTGTCGCGGCACTGAGCGCCAACCTGGCCATTGCGGTCATGAAGTTCATTGCTTTCGCCTTGACGCGTTCATCCTCCATGCTGGCGGAGGCTATCCACTCGGTTGCCGACTCCGGCAACCAGGCACTGCTGCTTGTGGGCGGCAAGCGTGCACGGCGCCAGGCCAGCCCTGAGCACCCCTTCGGCTACGGCCGGGAACGCTACGTCTACGCGTTCATCGTGTCGATTGTGCTCTTCAGCGTCGGCGGTTTGTTCGCCCTCTACGAGGCCTACCACAAGTGGCAGGACCCGCACCCGATCGAAGGCCGCTGGTGGTGGGTGCCGCTCGCCGTCCTCGTGGGTGCGATCATTGCCGAAGCGTTCTCCTTCCGCACCGCCATCCGGGAATCGAACCACACACGCGGCAAGCAGAGCTGGAAGCAGTTTGTCCGCACCGCCAAGGCGCCGGAGCTGCCGGTCGTCCTGCTCGAAGACCTCGGTGCCCTCCTCGGCCTGGTCTTCGCCCTGTTCGGCGTGAGCATGACCCTGCTGACCCACAACGGCATCTGGGATGCGCTGGGCACCGCCATGATCGGCATCCTGCTGGTCGTGATTGCCGTGATCCTGGGCATGGAGACGAAGTCCCTGCTGCTCGGTGAGTCTGCCACGCAGGACGATGTCCGCAGGATCGAAGCGGCCATCCAGGAGGATCCCGATACGCGGATCATCCACCTCAAGACCCTGCACCTGGGTCCCGAGGAACTGCTCGTGGCCGCCAAGATCACCATGGCCAAGTCGGAAACGGGTCAGGAAATCGCTGACGGCATCAACGCCGCTGAAGCACGGATCCGTGCCGCAGTGCCGATCGCCGGGGCTATTTACCTGGAGCCGGATATATTTGTTGCGATGAACGCGCAGGACGCCGGTCAAGTGACCCGCTGATCAGCGCAATAGCCAAACCAAGCAGGGCGAGTACCGCTCCCACCACAGCGGGGGAGCGGTACCCCCAGCCCCAGGCAATAACGACGCCGCCCAGCAGGGCACCGAGGGCATTGGCCAGGTTCAGGGCCGCATGGTTCAGGGACGACGCCAGTGACTCGGCGCCGGGCGACACATCCAGCAGCCTGGTCTGCAGCGGAGGCGTTAGCATCGAGCCGATCAGCCCAACCAGGAAGACGAGCACCATGGCCGTCGCCGCGTACTGCACCGCCCAGGCATAGGCCAGCAGAATCACGATGGTTCCGCCCAGGATCGCGTAGATACTGCCCATCACGTTGATATCGGCCAGCCGGCCGCCAGCCACATTGCCGACCACCTGACCCACGCCGTAGAGCCCGACGACGACGGGCAGGATGTTTTCGGAGATGCCTGCCACTTCGGTCATGGTGGGTGCGATGTAGGAATACACGGCAAAGAATCCGCCGAAACCGACGGTTCCCACCAGCAGCGCCAGCCAGACCTGTGCACGCCCGAGGGCACTGAGCTCATTCTTGATGCTCGCACCGGCCAGTGTTGCCTGGTACGGCACGAACCGGGCCACCATGGCCACCGTCAGGAGCGCGATGGCCGCGACCAGGACAAACATCCACCGCCATCCGGCCTGCTGCCCCAGCCAGGTAGCGAACGGCACCCCCACGACATTGGCGATGCTCAGGCCCAGCATCACCATGGAGATGGCCCACGCCCGGCGCGTGGGAGCAACTAGGGAGGCGGCAATGACCGCTGCCACACCAAAGAACGCGCCGTGCGGCAGGCCGGACAGGAACCGGGTGAAGAGCAGCCAGGAGTAGTCCGCGGCAAAGAACGAGGAGAGGTTACTCAGGGCGAAGAAGAGCATCAGCCCCAGGACCAAAATCTTCCGCGGCACGCGGGCGCCCAGGGCTGCAAGTACGGGTGCACCCACCACCACGCCGAACGCGTAGGCCGAAATGACATGGCCGCCGGCGGGAACGGAGATGCCGAGGTCATCGACCATCTCCTGCAGCAGTCCCATGATGCTGAATTCCGTGGTGCCGATGGCAAAGCCGCCCACGGCCAGGGCAACTATCGCCTTGGCTGCCGTGGTTCGGCGTCCGCCGGGGGTGCGCTGGCCGGACAGGGAAATGGACGCGGTGGTGCTCCGGGACATGCTTCGCTTTCACAAGTGGGGATGCGGCTGTGCCGCTGAGGACGGCGTCCGCGGTCAACGGACAGGAAGTGCTCCTGCCGGACGCCACGACGGCTTCGTCACCTACAGCCTAGTGCACGGCTGGGCATGAGGAAGGCTCCCTGCTGCAGGTGGGCATGGCCGGCGCACGGGGCACTGGTGCCGGCAGTGTCGGTCTGTCACCGTTAATGCGTGCAGAGCTCCGAAAGTCCCGAGGGGCTGGTGTCCCGCCTGCGGGATGCAGGGTGTGTGTTCGCCGAAGAAGAAGCGCTTCTGCTGCTGTCGGACGCTCCCGGCGCAGCGGTGCTGGACCGCAGGGTCGCCCAACGGCTGGCCGGACAGCCGTTGGAGCAGGTGCTCGGCTGGGCGTCTTTCGGAGGTCTTCGGGTAGCGCTGCGGCCGGGGGTCTTTGTTCCACGGCGGCGCACGGAGTTCCTGGCCGCACAGGCGGTCCATGTGCTTGCAGGACGGAGTGCGGCCCTGGTGGTGGAGTTGTGCTGCGGATCGGGGGCGGTCGCGATGGTGGTCTCGGCGGCCGTGCCGGGCTGCCGGATCTACGCCGTTGACCTTCTCCCGGAAGCAGTCGAATGTGCCCGCGGCAATCTGCCGCAGGCCTCCGTCCTGAAGGGTGACCTCTTTCTGACGCTGCCCCAAGAGCTGCGCGGGAGGGTCGACGTCGTTGTTGCCAACGCACCCTACGTCCCCACCGCGGCGTTGGCCACGCTGCCGCGCGAAGCACGAAACTACGAGCCTGCCGCCACCTTCGACGGCGGCCGGAGCGGACTCGAAACGGTGGGACGCATTGTCAGCGAAGCTCCGCAGTGGCTCGGCTCCCGGGGGAAGGTTCTGCTCGAATGCGGCGAGGACCAGGCAGCTGCCGTGAACGGGTTGCTTGCTGCGGCTGGACTGGCCCCGCAGATCCTCCGGAATGAGGAAACCGATGCCACGGTGGCCGTGGGCAGTGCGCCGCCCCGGAGGATCAAGGGCAGCGGGGAAACCGGTTAAGCTCGGTGGATGCATTCACAAGAGAACTCCAGCCAGGCCGGTACGGCTGTTCCCCAGGCTTTGCCGCGCGTGCAGGTGGTCGGCGCGGCGGTCCTGGATTCCCTCGCCAGGCCCTCGAAGCTCCTGGCGGCACGCCGAAGTGCTCCGGAAGCGTTGGCGGGCCTGTGGGAGTTCCCCGGCGGAAAGGTGGAGGCCGGGGAAGGCTGCACGGAAGCGCTGCACCGCGAACTGGCAGAGGAGCTCGGGATCCGGGTCGAGCTGGACGCTGAAGTGCCTGGCCCCTCGGAGCAGGGCTGGCCGCTCAACCGCTCCGCCGCCATGCGCGTGTGGCTGGCGGAAGTCACCGATGGGACACCCGAGCCGCTGGAAGACCACGACGAGCTTCGTTGGGTGGACCTCACCGAAAAGGCACTGACGGCACTTGCATGGATACCGGCAGACCTGCCGATCGTTACGGCACTGCTGGACGCCGTCGCTGCCCGAAAGGCTTAGGGCCCTAGAAGAGTGCGTCCTGGCTCGCCGGGACCGCAGCCGCCGCCTGTGCGGCAGGAGTCTTCGACGAGACAGCCGGCCGCAGGAACCGGGCACCGCTGGTGAAACCGTACTTCGCCTTGAAGAACCGGATCCGCCCGGCCAGCCAGTCCCGGTATTCCTTGGAGGCGTAGGTGCCCTTGCCGTACAGATCGGCGTACTTGCCGGAGAGCTCCGGGTAATGCCGGGCCAGGAACTGCAGATACCACTCGCGGGCTCCGGGGCGCAGGTGCAGGGCACCCGCCGTGACACCCGTAGCCCCGGCAGCTGAGAGCGCAGAGAAAAGGGCATCCAGGGATTCGTCACCGTCGGTTAGCCAGGGCAGGATCGGCATGGCCATGACTGAACACGGCAGGCCGGCATCCCGCAGCCGGCTGATCAGTTCCAGCCGGGCCCGGGGCGTGGGGGTTCCCGGTTCAGCCACCTTGGCCAGCTCCGGATCGACAAGCGCCAGCGAAATGCCCATGCCGATTTCGGTCTGCGCGGAGGCTTCCTTCAGGAGCGGGATGTCGCGGGCCAGCAGGGTGCCCTTGGTCAGGATGGAGAACGGGGTGCCGCTGTCCGCCAGGGCGCGGATGATGCCCGGCATCAGTTTGTAGCGGCCCTCGGCGCGCTGGTACGGATCCGTATTGGTGCCCATGGCCACATGGTGGTGCTGCCAGGAGGGGCGGCTGAGTTCGCGCCGCAGGACCTCGGCTGCATTGACCTTGACCACCAGCTGGCTGTCGAAATCGGCACCGCTGTCCAGGTCCAGGTAGGTGTGGGTCTTGCGGGCGAAACAGTAGACACAGGCGTGGCTGCAGCCGCGGTAAGGATTGACGGTCCATTCGAAGGGCATGTTGGAGCCGCCGCCCACCTTGTTCAACACCGACTTGGCAACAACCTCGTGGAACGTCACCCCGGCAAAGTCCGGAGTGCGTACGGAGCGGACCAGGCCCTGCAGCGGAAGCAGGGGATCGGTGGTGCCGGGCACCGCCGGCA
This window of the Arthrobacter sp. zg-Y919 genome carries:
- the rplT gene encoding 50S ribosomal protein L20 — its product is MARVKRAINAHKKRRVILERAKGYRGQRSRLVRKAKEQLLHSFVYSYGDRRKRKGDFRRLWIQRINAASRANGLTYNRLIQGLKLAEIQVDRRMLAELAVNDAAAFAALVQLAKNALPSDTSAPAVAAAPVAKTAAAPAAKKPAAAVATAQGGFKASEGDAPEGFVIKGNLGSGKYHVPGSTWYEQTVAEYWFNSVESAKAAGLEPAGGESRQKFQG
- a CDS encoding RNA methyltransferase; amino-acid sequence: MNLEGRPQAPLMSNPRADRVRDTAKLAGRSSRLKTGRFLAEGPQAVREALSAHRAAAAGGGPAVVHEVYATQACLDRLPELADLARGVTLRLATDEVLAAMADTVSPQGIIAVCHTSTATLEDVLASGAKLIAVLCEVRDPGNAGTVLRAADSAGADAVVLTASSVDIYNPKAVRSTAGSLFHLPVVTGAEFTAVIDALHAAGVTVLAADGYGNVNLDRLQDLSAVRRFGTRGDGGSEALSDDGMPRLEAATAWLFGNEAQGLSDAELAAADHRVAVPLYGRAESLNVGTAATVCLYASARAQNG
- a CDS encoding cation diffusion facilitator family transporter; translated protein: MSASGGNKAIVAALSANLAIAVMKFIAFALTRSSSMLAEAIHSVADSGNQALLLVGGKRARRQASPEHPFGYGRERYVYAFIVSIVLFSVGGLFALYEAYHKWQDPHPIEGRWWWVPLAVLVGAIIAEAFSFRTAIRESNHTRGKQSWKQFVRTAKAPELPVVLLEDLGALLGLVFALFGVSMTLLTHNGIWDALGTAMIGILLVVIAVILGMETKSLLLGESATQDDVRRIEAAIQEDPDTRIIHLKTLHLGPEELLVAAKITMAKSETGQEIADGINAAEARIRAAVPIAGAIYLEPDIFVAMNAQDAGQVTR
- a CDS encoding MFS transporter, giving the protein MSRSTTASISLSGQRTPGGRRTTAAKAIVALAVGGFAIGTTEFSIMGLLQEMVDDLGISVPAGGHVISAYAFGVVVGAPVLAALGARVPRKILVLGLMLFFALSNLSSFFAADYSWLLFTRFLSGLPHGAFFGVAAVIAASLVAPTRRAWAISMVMLGLSIANVVGVPFATWLGQQAGWRWMFVLVAAIALLTVAMVARFVPYQATLAGASIKNELSALGRAQVWLALLVGTVGFGGFFAVYSYIAPTMTEVAGISENILPVVVGLYGVGQVVGNVAGGRLADINVMGSIYAILGGTIVILLAYAWAVQYAATAMVLVFLVGLIGSMLTPPLQTRLLDVSPGAESLASSLNHAALNLANALGALLGGVVIAWGWGYRSPAVVGAVLALLGLAIALISGSLDRRPARSSQQIYPAPGK
- a CDS encoding putative protein N(5)-glutamine methyltransferase; protein product: MQSSESPEGLVSRLRDAGCVFAEEEALLLLSDAPGAAVLDRRVAQRLAGQPLEQVLGWASFGGLRVALRPGVFVPRRRTEFLAAQAVHVLAGRSAALVVELCCGSGAVAMVVSAAVPGCRIYAVDLLPEAVECARGNLPQASVLKGDLFLTLPQELRGRVDVVVANAPYVPTAALATLPREARNYEPAATFDGGRSGLETVGRIVSEAPQWLGSRGKVLLECGEDQAAAVNGLLAAAGLAPQILRNEETDATVAVGSAPPRRIKGSGETG
- a CDS encoding (deoxy)nucleoside triphosphate pyrophosphohydrolase, coding for MHSQENSSQAGTAVPQALPRVQVVGAAVLDSLARPSKLLAARRSAPEALAGLWEFPGGKVEAGEGCTEALHRELAEELGIRVELDAEVPGPSEQGWPLNRSAAMRVWLAEVTDGTPEPLEDHDELRWVDLTEKALTALAWIPADLPIVTALLDAVAARKA
- a CDS encoding Rv2578c family radical SAM protein codes for the protein MRWQGQELNAPPAQGDDSGTEPAGPAASESVLPLPAVPGTTDPLLPLQGLVRSVRTPDFAGVTFHEVVAKSVLNKVGGGSNMPFEWTVNPYRGCSHACVYCFARKTHTYLDLDSGADFDSQLVVKVNAAEVLRRELSRPSWQHHHVAMGTNTDPYQRAEGRYKLMPGIIRALADSGTPFSILTKGTLLARDIPLLKEASAQTEIGMGISLALVDPELAKVAEPGTPTPRARLELISRLRDAGLPCSVMAMPILPWLTDGDESLDALFSALSAAGATGVTAGALHLRPGAREWYLQFLARHYPELSGKYADLYGKGTYASKEYRDWLAGRIRFFKAKYGFTSGARFLRPAVSSKTPAAQAAAAVPASQDALF